One Bythopirellula goksoeyrii genomic window, CGTAAGATCTCAAGTTGAGTTGCCGATCACTTATGGTGAAGTGACTTTGGACGCGGGATATCGGCTTGATCTCCTAGTTGAAGAACAGGTGATAGTCGAACTAAAGACCGTGGAACGAATCTTGCCTATACATAAGGCACAGTTACTTTCTTACCTTAAATTGAGTAATCAAAGAGTTGGACTACTTCTTAATTTTCACACTGAACATCTTCGTGATGGCATAACTCGCATGGTACATGATAGAAAATGATTCTTCCTCTGAGTACCTCTGAGGCCTCAGTGGTTCTAATCAACAACTCCTACAATGCATAAGAATAGAAAGTGAGATTCATGGCAAACCTTAAAGGCCGCGACTATATCGAGACCAACGACCTCACCCGCGATGAGCTCGACTTGCTGTTGGATACGACGACCGAACTCAAAGAAAAATTCCACCGGGGTGAACCAACGCAGCTACTCCCCCATCAAACGGCATTCTTGCTGTTCTTCGACAAATCGACCCGCACCCGTAATGCCTTTGAAGCCGGCATGACGCAACTTGGCGGGCATGCCCATTTTCTTGATGCCGACGTCACCCAGATCAGCCACGGCGAGACTCCTGCCGACACCGGCAAGATCCTCTCCTCCATGGGACACGGTATCTGCATCCGCCACGACCTGGTTCTCAACCAAGGCAACCGCTATATGCGTGAGATGGCGGAAGCCTCCGATGTGCCGATCATTAATATGCAGTGCGACGTCGATCACCCCACACAAACACTGGCCGATCTGCAAACTCTCCGCGAACATTTTGGCACCGATTTGGCCGGCAAAAAGATAGCCGTAAGTTGGGCGTTCGCCCCATCCTATGCCAAACCTTTGAGTGTTCCCCAAGGCCTAATCACATTGATGACCCGTTATGGCATGAACGTAACGCTCGCTCATCCGCCAGGATACAACCTTGTGGGTCGGACATTGGAGGCTGCCAAAGCGAACGCGTCCGGGTCGGGAGGCTCATTTGAGATCGTTGACGACATGGACGCCGCGTTTGAGGACGCTGACATTGTCTACCCCAAGAGTTGGGGCGTCTACGATCTCATGCTTGCCCGCCAGAACGCAAATACCAAAGAAGAAATTGCTGAGAACCAACAAGAATGCCTTGCTATGAACGCGAAGTACAAAGACTGGATTTGCGATGAACGCCGCATGAAGCTCGCCAAGAAGTCGGCCGTCTACATGCACTGCCTTCCTGCTGATCGTGGCTCGGAAGTAACCGATGCCGTCATCGACGGCCCCCAGTCGATTGTCTTCCCCGAAGCCGAAAACCGTCTCCACACCGCCAAGGCGATCATGTCCTGCTCAATGCGCGAGCGGCCGTTTTAATACACGGTGAGCCAGAAGCGTGAATGCCTGGATCTGTTCGCGCCGCTAGATCTCCAGGCGCTCACGCTTCTGGCTCGCCAAAGGAATTCGATTCTTGATGTCCATCCCACCACAACAACTGGTGATCGCACTTGGGGGCAACGCAATTAGTGTCCCCGGCGAACAGGGCAATATCGACGAACAGTTCGCCCACACTCGCCAGACAGCAAGCATTCTCGCCGACGCAATTGCTGCCGGCTTTCGCCCGATCCTCACTCACGGCAACGGTCCGCAAGTCGGCAACATCCTCCGACGTGTGGAACTTGCCCGACATGAACTCTACACAATTCCTTTAGAACTCTGTGTCGCGGACACGCAAGCCGGCATGGGCTACATGATCGCTCAATGTCTGATGAATGAATTGGCCGTACGTGGGCAACCTCGCCAGGTAACCACTCTCGTGACCTCAGTAGTAGTCGATGAGAATGATCCTGCATTCGACAATCCAACCAAGCCTATCGGCCCACGGATGGATCGCGTTGTCGCTGAAGCACATCGTGACAATGACGGCTGGAAAGTGCGCGAACTCGAAGATGGTGGCTTTCGTCGCATCGTCTCCTCGCCCCGCCCTAGAGATATTCTAGAATTTCCTATTATTCGCCAATTGGTCGACGCCGAGGAACTGGTGATCTGCTGTGGTGGAGGAGGCATTCCCGTCTGTCGCAACGCCACAGGTCAATTGAGTGGTGCTGCTGCGGTAATCGACAAAGATCTTACTTCGTCGCTACTGGCCCGCGAACTTGGCGTAGGCACCCTGGTGATTCTCACTGGTGTGGAACACGTGTGCCTCAACTTCGGTAAGCCAAATGAAATGCCACTCAGAGAAGTATCCACCGCCGAGGCACAAGCCTATCTTGCTGCAGGACATTTTGGCTCGGGTTCGATGGGCCCCAAAATCGAAGCCGCGATAGATTTCGTCACCAATTCCGCTCATCCCAACCCCGTTACCTTCATTGGCCATCTCGACAAGTTCACAGAACTCCTGGCAGGAACCAGTGGCACGCGCGTTACCCGTTAGGCTGTTACGTCCTTAGTAGCCGTTGGCGCAAGCAAAGGTCTGCACCGTACTAAACCTTTGCCTGCCGGCGACGTCTACAACTGCAAATTAGTGCACATCCAACCAGCAGCAACCACGTCGCCGGTTCTGGGACAGCTAAATTACTAGCAAAAGTCGCAGCCACATTCCGCTGCCAGATCAAAAAATCTTCACCGTCAATGAGTCCATTGGCATTTCCGTCGGCATACGATCCCGGTGCAACGGAAGTACCATAGCTCGACTGCCAGAGGGCCAAATCCAATCCATCAACCATTCCATTGCGATCGTAATCGCCGTCGAGCAATGAGATTACCACCTCGAAGATACGGTTCGAGGCAGACGACATGGCTCCTTCCACGTCACGCACATGGGGTGCATTCGACACGATCCCGCCAAACACGTAGCCGACAACCGTTTCACCATGCAATAGGTCGAGATCGATCACACCGTTGTCGTATGTGGCTATGCCCGGCGCCAAGAAAAACTCTCCGTTTGCCCCAAACCTAAGCAGGTTGCTCTCGGTATCGAACAACTCAGGGTATGCTCCAATGAGGTGTTGAGAATAGTTCCCGCTACTATCAACCACGACGGATGTCGCCTGGCTAGTGAATGGCATATCGTCGTCTTGAACGAAAGTGCCCGATCCCTCGTCATAGGTCTTCAGTGTGATCCCGCCCAAGAGCAACTCATGCATGGCTCCTTGCGCGGCCGAGTAGAGTCCCACTTTTGCCGAGTGATATTGATTCATCGCCTGTTTGAAAGTTCCCACCGCCAATGGATCTGCCATCGTCGGCAGACCGCTCTGGTCGATCTCCACAGGTACGGTCCACACTCCCGTATCTGGTGTAAAAACGCCTGATAACACAGTGAGGCCCTCTTCTACGCTTCCACCAATCCCAGGTTTTACAACGGGATAGACATTCAGATCTCTTCGGTGATAGGCGGCAACTTGTGGAGTTGTGGTTGCATTGGTCACCGACAGGGTCGTGCCATTATCTACGATATCGAACGATCGAACCTGCTCCGAATAGGCACCAGTCTTTCCAGGGATGTAGCCTCCCGTAAAATCCTGACCGAAGACCAGATGGGTGCGCCCATCAATCTCATACATCGCCCCACCCGTGATCTTGAATATCGGATCGCTGAGTTGACGAATATGATCGGCCGCTTGCCCCGTACCAGTGACAACCCAATCGATCATGCCATCCAGATCGATCGCCGAAAGTGTGTCAAAGGTAGTGAAACCATTTCCAGATCCGGGTACTCCATAGCCTCCGGTGATGTAGAGCCGGTCGCCAATATGCGTGAACTGCTGGTTGGTGGGCGTGAGTGAAGCGATTTCGTTGGCGTCCAAACCTGAAGAAACATCCTCCAACGAGCGGCTCCACGACTGCTGCGTGAGCGGGTCAATCACCCATATATCACGATTCTGATACTGCTCGGGGAAATTCGTTGAT contains:
- a CDS encoding GxxExxY protein, yielding MTLENNQITERIIGAAMKVHTALGPGLLESAYEKCLAFELSQQGMTVRSQVELPITYGEVTLDAGYRLDLLVEEQVIVELKTVERILPIHKAQLLSYLKLSNQRVGLLLNFHTEHLRDGITRMVHDRK
- a CDS encoding ornithine carbamoyltransferase codes for the protein MANLKGRDYIETNDLTRDELDLLLDTTTELKEKFHRGEPTQLLPHQTAFLLFFDKSTRTRNAFEAGMTQLGGHAHFLDADVTQISHGETPADTGKILSSMGHGICIRHDLVLNQGNRYMREMAEASDVPIINMQCDVDHPTQTLADLQTLREHFGTDLAGKKIAVSWAFAPSYAKPLSVPQGLITLMTRYGMNVTLAHPPGYNLVGRTLEAAKANASGSGGSFEIVDDMDAAFEDADIVYPKSWGVYDLMLARQNANTKEEIAENQQECLAMNAKYKDWICDERRMKLAKKSAVYMHCLPADRGSEVTDAVIDGPQSIVFPEAENRLHTAKAIMSCSMRERPF
- a CDS encoding carbamate kinase, with translation MSIPPQQLVIALGGNAISVPGEQGNIDEQFAHTRQTASILADAIAAGFRPILTHGNGPQVGNILRRVELARHELYTIPLELCVADTQAGMGYMIAQCLMNELAVRGQPRQVTTLVTSVVVDENDPAFDNPTKPIGPRMDRVVAEAHRDNDGWKVRELEDGGFRRIVSSPRPRDILEFPIIRQLVDAEELVICCGGGGIPVCRNATGQLSGAAAVIDKDLTSSLLARELGVGTLVILTGVEHVCLNFGKPNEMPLREVSTAEAQAYLAAGHFGSGSMGPKIEAAIDFVTNSAHPNPVTFIGHLDKFTELLAGTSGTRVTR
- a CDS encoding PEP-CTERM sorting domain-containing protein gives rise to the protein MLKRLLALCGMLWGLLCGSAGSLAQHQTAVFSPVFVNSALPYRLELQETTFGTAAMPTLHSFSAAIHDGKWFLIAGRTNGLHDFTNSPSTNFPEQYQNRDIWVIDPLTQQSWSRSLEDVSSGLDANEIASLTPTNQQFTHIGDRLYITGGYGVPGSGNGFTTFDTLSAIDLDGMIDWVVTGTGQAADHIRQLSDPIFKITGGAMYEIDGRTHLVFGQDFTGGYIPGKTGAYSEQVRSFDIVDNGTTLSVTNATTTPQVAAYHRRDLNVYPVVKPGIGGSVEEGLTVLSGVFTPDTGVWTVPVEIDQSGLPTMADPLAVGTFKQAMNQYHSAKVGLYSAAQGAMHELLLGGITLKTYDEGSGTFVQDDDMPFTSQATSVVVDSSGNYSQHLIGAYPELFDTESNLLRFGANGEFFLAPGIATYDNGVIDLDLLHGETVVGYVFGGIVSNAPHVRDVEGAMSSASNRIFEVVISLLDGDYDRNGMVDGLDLALWQSSYGTSVAPGSYADGNANGLIDGEDFLIWQRNVAATFASNLAVPEPATWLLLVGCALICSCRRRRQAKV